From the Serratia nematodiphila DZ0503SBS1 genome, one window contains:
- the glpC gene encoding anaerobic glycerol-3-phosphate dehydrogenase subunit GlpC, producing the protein MSLHQDHSFESCIKCTVCTTYCPVAKVNPLYPGPKQAGPDGERLRLKDPALYDEALKYCTNCKRCEVACPSDVKIGDIIQRARADFAQSKPTLRDAILSHTDIMGSLSTPFAPIVNAATGLKPVRKLLDKALKIDHRRELPKYSFGTFRRWYRQQAQAQQRYAEQVAFFHGCFVNYNHPQLGKDLIRVFNALDIGVQLLKREKCCGVPLIANGFIEQAKKQARVNAESLHETVLERGIPVVATSSSCTFTLRDEYPHLLDVDTTPVRDRVELATRYLYRLINQGRSLPLKRTPLRVAYHTPCHMEKMGWTAYTLELLRQIPGLELVVLDSQCCGIAGTYGFKSENYATSQGIGAPLFRQIEESGVDLVVTDCETCKWQIEMSTSKRCEHPITLLAQALA; encoded by the coding sequence ATGAGTCTGCATCAGGATCACAGCTTTGAAAGCTGCATCAAATGCACCGTCTGCACCACCTACTGCCCGGTCGCCAAAGTGAACCCGCTCTACCCGGGGCCGAAACAGGCGGGGCCAGACGGCGAGCGGCTGCGGCTGAAAGACCCGGCGCTGTACGACGAGGCGTTGAAATATTGCACCAACTGCAAGCGTTGTGAAGTGGCCTGCCCGTCCGACGTCAAAATCGGCGACATCATTCAGCGCGCCCGCGCCGACTTTGCCCAGAGCAAGCCGACGCTGCGTGACGCCATCCTCAGCCACACCGATATCATGGGATCGCTGTCGACGCCGTTCGCGCCGATCGTCAACGCCGCCACCGGGCTGAAACCGGTGCGCAAGCTGCTGGACAAGGCGCTGAAGATCGATCACCGTCGTGAACTGCCGAAATATTCCTTCGGCACCTTCCGCCGCTGGTACCGGCAACAGGCGCAGGCGCAGCAGCGTTACGCCGAGCAGGTGGCGTTCTTCCACGGCTGCTTCGTCAACTATAACCACCCGCAGCTGGGCAAGGATTTGATCCGGGTGTTCAATGCGCTGGATATCGGCGTGCAGCTGCTGAAGCGCGAGAAATGCTGCGGCGTGCCGCTGATCGCCAACGGGTTTATCGAGCAGGCCAAAAAGCAGGCCAGGGTCAATGCCGAATCGCTGCATGAAACGGTGCTGGAGCGCGGCATTCCGGTGGTGGCCACTTCGTCGAGCTGCACCTTCACCCTGCGTGACGAATACCCTCATCTGCTGGACGTAGACACCACCCCGGTGCGCGATCGGGTGGAGCTGGCGACGCGCTATCTCTATCGTCTGATCAATCAGGGGCGCAGCCTGCCGCTGAAACGCACGCCGCTGCGGGTGGCTTATCACACGCCTTGCCATATGGAGAAGATGGGCTGGACCGCCTACACTCTGGAGCTGCTGCGGCAGATACCGGGGCTGGAGCTGGTGGTGCTGGATTCGCAGTGCTGCGGCATCGCCGGCACCTACGGGTTCAAATCGGAGAACTACGCCACGTCGCAGGGCATCGGCGCGCCGCTGTTCCGGCAGATAGAAGAGAGCGGGGTGGATCTGGTGGTGACCGACTGCGAGACCTGCAAATGGCAGATAGAAATGTCCACCAGCAAACGCTGCGAACATCCGATCACCCTGCTGGCGCAGGCGCTGGCATAA
- the glpT gene encoding glycerol-3-phosphate transporter has product MLSIFKPAAHIARVPSDKVDPLYRKLRWQIFLGIFFGYAAYYLVRKNFTLAMPYLIEQGFSRGDLGFALSGISIAYGFSKFIMGSVSDRSNPRVFLPAGLILAAAVMLFMGFVPWATSSIAVMFVLLFLCGWFQGMGWPPCGRTMVHWWSQKERGGIVSIWNCAHNVGGGLPPLLFLLGMAWFNDWHAALYMPAFGAILVALIAFALMRDTPQSCGLPPIEEYKNDYPDDYSEKDEEELTAKQIFMQYILPNKLLWYIAVANVFVYLLRYGILDWSPTYLKEVKHFALDKSSWAYFLYEYAGIPGTLLCGWMSDKVFKGNRGATGVFFMTLVTIATVVFWMNPAGNPTVDMICMLVIGFLIYGPVMLIGLHALELAPKKAAGTAAGFTGLFGYLGGSVAASAIVGYTVDFFGWDGGFMVMIGGSIAAVILLLLTMLNEKKHHAEIAAKRG; this is encoded by the coding sequence ATGTTGAGTATTTTTAAGCCGGCCGCACACATCGCCCGTGTGCCGAGCGATAAGGTAGACCCGCTCTACCGTAAGCTGCGCTGGCAAATTTTCCTGGGGATCTTCTTCGGTTACGCCGCTTACTATCTGGTGCGTAAGAACTTCACCCTGGCCATGCCTTACCTGATCGAACAAGGCTTCAGCCGCGGCGACCTCGGCTTCGCGCTGTCGGGCATCTCCATCGCCTACGGCTTCTCCAAATTCATCATGGGTTCGGTCTCCGACCGTTCCAACCCGCGAGTGTTCCTGCCTGCCGGCCTGATCCTGGCGGCGGCGGTGATGTTGTTCATGGGCTTCGTGCCGTGGGCCACCTCCAGCATCGCGGTGATGTTCGTTCTGCTGTTCCTGTGCGGCTGGTTCCAGGGCATGGGTTGGCCGCCGTGCGGCCGTACCATGGTGCACTGGTGGTCGCAGAAAGAACGCGGCGGCATCGTTTCCATCTGGAACTGCGCCCACAACGTGGGTGGCGGCCTGCCGCCGCTGCTGTTCCTGCTGGGCATGGCCTGGTTCAACGACTGGCACGCGGCGCTGTACATGCCGGCCTTCGGCGCCATCCTGGTGGCCCTGATCGCCTTCGCCCTGATGCGCGACACCCCGCAATCCTGCGGCCTGCCGCCGATTGAAGAGTACAAAAACGACTATCCGGACGACTACAGCGAAAAAGACGAAGAAGAGCTGACCGCCAAGCAGATCTTCATGCAGTACATCCTGCCGAACAAGCTGCTGTGGTACATCGCGGTCGCCAACGTGTTCGTCTACCTGCTGCGTTACGGCATTCTGGACTGGTCGCCGACCTACCTGAAAGAAGTGAAGCACTTCGCGCTGGACAAGTCTTCCTGGGCCTACTTCCTGTATGAATACGCCGGTATCCCGGGCACTCTGCTGTGCGGCTGGATGTCGGACAAAGTGTTCAAAGGCAACCGCGGCGCCACCGGCGTGTTCTTCATGACGCTGGTGACCATCGCCACCGTGGTGTTCTGGATGAACCCGGCCGGCAACCCGACCGTGGACATGATCTGTATGCTGGTCATCGGCTTCCTGATCTACGGCCCGGTTATGCTGATCGGCCTGCACGCGCTGGAGCTGGCGCCGAAGAAAGCCGCCGGCACCGCCGCGGGCTTCACCGGCCTGTTCGGCTACCTGGGCGGCTCGGTCGCGGCCAGCGCCATCGTCGGTTACACCGTAGACTTCTTCGGTTGGGACGGCGGCTTCATGGTGATGATCGGCGGCAGCATCGCAGCGGTCATCCTGCTGCTGCTGACCATGCTGAACGAGAAGAAACACCACGCGGAAATCGCCGCCAAGCGCGGTTAA
- a CDS encoding DcrB family lipoprotein has product MRKVAKLMGISLLALGLAACDGETKDTKAATDGTAASAPAGQQVSLLDGKLAFTLPVGMADQSGKLGNQANNMHVYADSTGQRAVIVILGDKTADSLETLAKRLENTQRARDANLQVITNKALDVNGVPLRQLDSIITSGGEKAYSSVLIGSLNNNMLTIQVTLPADNQQQAQTEAEGIISTLKLKQ; this is encoded by the coding sequence ATGCGTAAAGTAGCGAAATTGATGGGTATCAGCCTGCTGGCGCTTGGCCTCGCGGCCTGCGACGGCGAAACCAAAGACACCAAGGCGGCAACGGACGGCACGGCGGCCAGCGCGCCGGCCGGGCAACAGGTGAGCCTGCTGGACGGTAAACTGGCGTTCACCCTGCCGGTCGGCATGGCGGATCAGAGCGGCAAGCTGGGCAACCAGGCTAACAACATGCATGTTTACGCAGACAGCACCGGCCAGCGCGCGGTGATTGTGATCCTGGGTGACAAGACCGCCGACAGCCTGGAGACCCTGGCCAAGCGCCTGGAGAATACCCAACGCGCGCGTGACGCCAACCTGCAGGTGATCACCAACAAAGCGCTCGACGTCAACGGTGTGCCGCTGCGTCAGCTGGACAGCATCATCACCAGCGGCGGCGAGAAAGCCTATTCTTCCGTCCTGATCGGCTCGCTGAACAACAACATGCTTACCATTCAGGTAACGCTGCCGGCGGACAATCAGCAGCAGGCGCAGACCGAAGCCGAAGGCATCATCTCCACCCTGAAGCTGAAGCAGTAA
- the glpB gene encoding glycerol-3-phosphate dehydrogenase subunit GlpB, with protein MRFDVVVIGGGLAGLSCAIAVAEQGKRCAVVSSGQSALYFSSGSLDLLARLPDGTPVEMPLAALPQLAQQAPEHPYSLIGPGRVAALSAAAQRLLERCGLNLQGEGVNNHLRITPLGTRRATWLSPQAIPTLPLTGQLPWRRIAVIGIEGFLDFQPQMAADSLSRELGVEADVAYLHMPALDRLRNNPSEFRAVNIARVLDLMESLPPMAEELRRLAGEAEALFLPACLGLEDDASLAVLQDVVGKPIRLLPTLPPSVPGMRLHQALRRRFQQLGGVFMPGDSVLRAESEAGRVTGLYTRNHGDIPLRAQQVVLASGSFFSNGLVADFDEVREPIFGLDVHSRADRADWSRRELFAPQPYLQFGVRTDGRLRAMKQGMPFDNLYAIGAVAGGYDPLQQGCGAGVSLIGALHVAQQIAAEENA; from the coding sequence ATGCGATTTGACGTAGTGGTGATTGGCGGCGGCCTGGCGGGCTTGAGCTGCGCCATTGCCGTGGCCGAACAGGGCAAACGCTGTGCGGTGGTCAGTTCCGGCCAGAGCGCGCTCTACTTCTCCTCCGGCTCGCTCGATCTGCTGGCGAGATTGCCGGACGGCACGCCGGTCGAGATGCCGCTGGCGGCGCTGCCGCAGCTGGCGCAACAGGCGCCGGAGCATCCGTATTCTCTGATTGGCCCCGGCCGGGTGGCGGCGCTGTCCGCCGCCGCGCAGCGGCTGCTGGAACGCTGCGGGCTGAATCTGCAGGGCGAGGGGGTGAACAACCATCTGCGCATTACGCCGCTCGGCACGCGCCGCGCTACCTGGCTCAGCCCGCAGGCGATCCCGACGCTGCCGCTGACCGGCCAACTGCCCTGGCGGCGCATTGCGGTGATCGGCATCGAAGGGTTCCTCGACTTCCAACCGCAGATGGCCGCCGACTCTCTGAGCCGCGAGCTCGGCGTAGAGGCGGATGTGGCCTATCTGCACATGCCGGCGCTGGACAGATTGCGCAATAACCCCAGCGAGTTCCGTGCGGTGAACATCGCCCGGGTACTGGATTTGATGGAAAGCCTGCCGCCGATGGCCGAAGAGCTGCGGCGGCTGGCGGGCGAGGCCGAGGCGCTCTTCCTGCCGGCCTGTCTGGGCCTGGAGGACGACGCGTCGCTGGCGGTGCTGCAGGATGTGGTCGGTAAGCCGATCCGGCTGCTGCCGACGCTGCCGCCTTCGGTGCCCGGCATGCGCTTGCATCAGGCGCTGCGGCGGCGTTTCCAGCAGCTGGGCGGCGTTTTCATGCCGGGCGACAGCGTGCTGCGCGCCGAGAGCGAAGCCGGCCGCGTCACCGGTTTGTACACCCGCAACCACGGCGATATTCCGCTGCGGGCGCAGCAGGTGGTGCTGGCCAGCGGCAGCTTCTTCAGCAATGGGCTGGTAGCGGATTTCGATGAAGTGCGTGAGCCGATCTTCGGGCTGGACGTGCACAGCCGCGCCGATCGCGCCGACTGGAGCCGGCGCGAGCTGTTCGCGCCACAGCCTTATCTGCAGTTTGGCGTGCGTACCGACGGCAGACTGCGGGCGATGAAGCAGGGAATGCCGTTCGACAATCTGTATGCCATCGGTGCGGTCGCCGGCGGCTACGATCCGCTGCAGCAGGGCTGCGGCGCCGGCGTGTCATTGATCGGTGCGCTGCACGTTGCGCAGCAGATCGCCGCGGAGGAGAACGCATGA
- the glpA gene encoding anaerobic glycerol-3-phosphate dehydrogenase subunit A produces MSSYFDGGETDVIIIGGGATGAGIARDCARRGLRCILLERHDIATGATGRNHGLLHSGARYAVTDGESARECIEENRILKRIAHHCIERTDGLFITLPQDSLEYQQQFIAACRQADIDAEAIDPQLALRLEPAANPALIGAVRVPDGTVDPFRLTAANMLDAREHGAQILTYHQVVGLLRSGDRVTGVRVYDHQNQRRYELHAPVVVNAAGIWGQQIAEYADLRIRMFPAKGALLILGHRINNMVINRCRKPADADILVPGDTISLIGTTSTHIDYDQIDNMLVTPQEVDILIREGALLAPTLAQTRILRAYAGVRPLVASDDDPSGRNVSRGIVLLDHAARDGLEGFITITGGKLMTYRLMAEWATDKVCEKLGVNRPCTTAQDALPGSRQSAEETVRSVVSLPASIRGSAIYRHGDRASQVPAADRLDTSLVCECEAVTAGEVRYAVNSLTVNNLVDLRRRTRVGMGTCQGELCACRAAGLLTRFKVSTPQQSIAQLSQFLNERWKGVRPIAWGDALRESEFTSWVYQGLCGLEAQADKEQEADDAI; encoded by the coding sequence ATGAGCAGCTATTTTGACGGCGGCGAAACGGATGTGATCATCATCGGCGGCGGCGCCACCGGCGCAGGCATTGCCCGCGATTGTGCGCGGCGCGGCTTGCGCTGCATTTTGCTGGAGCGTCACGACATCGCCACCGGCGCCACCGGCCGCAACCACGGCTTGCTGCACAGCGGCGCGCGCTATGCGGTGACCGACGGCGAGTCGGCGCGCGAGTGCATCGAAGAGAACCGCATCCTGAAACGCATCGCGCATCACTGTATCGAGCGCACCGATGGGCTGTTCATCACCCTGCCGCAGGACTCGCTGGAGTATCAGCAACAGTTTATCGCCGCCTGTCGCCAGGCCGACATCGACGCCGAAGCGATCGACCCGCAGCTGGCGCTGCGGCTGGAGCCGGCGGCTAATCCGGCGCTGATTGGCGCGGTGCGGGTGCCGGACGGCACCGTCGATCCTTTCCGGCTGACCGCCGCCAACATGCTGGATGCGCGCGAGCACGGCGCGCAGATCCTGACTTACCACCAGGTGGTCGGATTGTTGCGCAGCGGCGACCGGGTGACGGGCGTGCGCGTTTACGACCATCAGAATCAGCGGCGCTATGAGCTGCACGCGCCGGTGGTGGTCAACGCCGCCGGCATCTGGGGCCAACAGATCGCCGAATACGCCGATTTGCGTATCCGCATGTTCCCGGCCAAGGGAGCGCTGCTGATCCTCGGTCACCGCATCAACAACATGGTGATCAACCGTTGCCGCAAACCGGCGGACGCCGACATCCTGGTGCCGGGCGACACCATCTCGCTGATCGGCACCACCTCGACCCATATCGACTACGACCAAATCGATAACATGCTGGTGACGCCGCAGGAGGTGGACATTCTGATCCGCGAGGGGGCGCTGCTGGCGCCCACCCTGGCGCAGACCCGCATTCTGCGCGCCTATGCCGGGGTGCGGCCGCTGGTGGCCAGCGACGACGATCCCAGCGGGCGCAACGTCAGCCGCGGCATCGTGCTGCTCGATCACGCCGCCCGCGACGGGCTGGAAGGGTTTATCACCATCACCGGCGGCAAGCTGATGACCTACCGCCTGATGGCGGAGTGGGCTACCGACAAGGTGTGCGAAAAGCTCGGGGTAAACCGCCCGTGCACCACCGCGCAGGACGCGTTGCCCGGATCCCGTCAGTCGGCGGAGGAAACGGTGCGCAGCGTGGTTTCTCTGCCCGCCAGCATTCGCGGCTCGGCGATTTACCGGCACGGCGATCGCGCCAGCCAGGTGCCGGCGGCCGATCGGCTCGACACCAGCCTGGTGTGCGAGTGCGAGGCGGTGACCGCCGGGGAAGTGCGCTATGCGGTCAATTCGCTGACCGTCAATAACCTGGTGGATCTGCGCCGCCGCACCCGCGTCGGCATGGGCACCTGCCAGGGTGAACTCTGCGCCTGCCGCGCCGCCGGGCTGCTGACGCGCTTCAAGGTCAGCACGCCGCAGCAATCCATCGCGCAGCTGTCGCAGTTCCTCAACGAACGCTGGAAAGGCGTGCGGCCGATCGCCTGGGGCGATGCGCTGCGCGAGAGCGAATTCACCAGTTGGGTTTACCAAGGGTTATGCGGGCTTGAGGCCCAGGCAGACAAAGAGCAGGAGGCGGATGATGCGATTTGA
- the rhtB gene encoding homoserine/homoserine lactone efflux protein yields MTLDWWLTYLLTTLILSLSPGSGAINTMSTGISHGYRGAAASIAGLQVGLSAHIVLVGIGLGALISQSLLAFELLKWLGAAYLVWLGIQQWRAAGALDLHALAGSMPRRRLFRRAVLVNLTNPKSIVFLAALFPQFILPNQPQAEQYLVLGVTTVVVDILVMIGYATLATRIAGWLRTPRQMQLLNRLFGSLFILVAGLLATARKA; encoded by the coding sequence ATGACCTTGGACTGGTGGTTAACCTATCTGCTGACCACGCTTATCCTGAGCCTTTCCCCCGGCTCAGGCGCCATCAATACCATGAGCACCGGCATCAGCCACGGCTATCGCGGCGCCGCCGCCTCGATCGCCGGGCTGCAGGTCGGGCTGAGCGCGCATATCGTGCTGGTGGGCATCGGTCTCGGCGCGCTGATATCGCAATCGCTGCTGGCGTTCGAACTGTTGAAATGGTTGGGCGCCGCCTACCTGGTGTGGCTCGGCATCCAGCAGTGGCGCGCCGCCGGCGCGCTGGATCTGCATGCGCTGGCGGGCAGCATGCCGCGCCGCCGTCTGTTCCGCCGCGCGGTGCTGGTCAACCTGACCAACCCGAAAAGCATCGTGTTTCTCGCCGCGCTGTTCCCACAGTTCATCTTGCCCAATCAGCCGCAGGCCGAGCAGTATCTGGTGCTCGGCGTCACCACCGTGGTGGTGGATATTCTGGTGATGATCGGTTACGCCACTCTGGCGACGCGCATCGCCGGCTGGCTGAGAACGCCGCGCCAGATGCAGTTGCTCAACCGACTGTTCGGTTCGCTGTTCATTCTGGTGGCGGGGCTGCTGGCGACTGCCCGCAAAGCCTGA
- the yigL gene encoding sugar/pyridoxal phosphate phosphatase YigL — translation MYHVVASDLDGTLLSPDHTLSPYAKETLKLLTQRGVHFVFATGRHHIDVAQIRDSLEISAFMITSNGARVHNTAGELIFSHNLDGDIARDLYGMLHDDPDITTNVYRNDDWFTNRESPEQEEFFQESVFKYQLFEPGLLETDCVCKVYFTCEDHERLLQVEDAINARWGDRVNVSFSFPTCLEVMAGGVSKGHALEEVAKIIGYTLQECIAFGDGMNDLEMLSMAGKGCIMRDAHQRLKDMLPELEVIGSNVDNAVPHYLRKMFL, via the coding sequence ATGTATCACGTCGTCGCTTCCGATTTAGATGGCACGCTGCTGTCTCCCGACCATACCCTGTCGCCGTACGCTAAAGAAACGCTGAAGTTGCTGACTCAGCGCGGCGTGCATTTCGTGTTCGCCACCGGCCGCCACCATATCGACGTGGCGCAGATCCGCGACAGCCTGGAGATCAGCGCCTTTATGATCACCTCCAACGGCGCACGGGTGCACAACACCGCCGGCGAACTGATTTTCAGCCACAACCTGGACGGGGATATCGCCCGCGATCTGTACGGCATGCTGCACGACGATCCGGATATCACCACCAACGTCTACCGTAACGACGATTGGTTTACCAACCGCGAAAGCCCGGAGCAGGAAGAGTTCTTCCAGGAGTCGGTGTTCAAATATCAGCTGTTTGAGCCGGGCCTGCTGGAAACCGACTGCGTCTGCAAGGTTTACTTCACCTGTGAAGATCACGAGCGGTTGCTGCAGGTGGAAGACGCCATCAACGCGCGCTGGGGCGATCGGGTCAACGTCAGCTTCTCGTTCCCGACCTGCCTGGAAGTGATGGCGGGCGGCGTGTCGAAAGGGCATGCGCTGGAAGAAGTGGCCAAGATCATCGGCTATACGCTGCAAGAGTGCATCGCCTTCGGCGACGGCATGAACGATCTGGAGATGTTGTCGATGGCCGGCAAGGGCTGCATCATGCGCGACGCGCATCAGCGCCTGAAGGACATGCTGCCGGAGCTGGAAGTGATCGGCTCCAACGTCGATAACGCGGTGCCGCACTACCTGCGCAAGATGTTCCTCTGA
- the pldB gene encoding lysophospholipase L2: protein MTSFTLSSDDWLTRETQFAAFATGPLLDFWRQREEGEFSGVDGVPIRFVRFSSARHQRVVVVSPGRIESYVKYPEVAYDLFHCGYDVVIVDHRGQGRSGRLLADTHRGHVVNFADYVDDFEQLWLREVESHGYRQRFALAHSMGGAILAQFLQRRPQAFDAAAFCAPMFGIRLPMPGWLADRILDWAETRPAIRDYYAVGTGQWRPLPYVVNVLTHSRERYRRSLRYYADYPELQVGGPTYHWVRESIRAGRQIIARAGKITTPLLLLQAGEERVVDNRSHQAFCQALSDAGRPCEGRLPWVINGARHEILFERDALRAEALNAILRFFAQHLGGALPPTTPSEVRT from the coding sequence ATGACCTCGTTCACTCTCAGCTCCGATGACTGGTTAACGCGTGAAACGCAGTTCGCTGCCTTCGCCACCGGGCCGCTGTTGGATTTCTGGCGGCAGCGCGAAGAAGGCGAATTCAGCGGCGTGGACGGCGTGCCGATCCGCTTTGTGCGCTTCAGTTCTGCGCGGCATCAGCGAGTGGTGGTGGTCAGCCCCGGCCGCATCGAAAGCTACGTGAAATACCCTGAGGTGGCCTACGATCTGTTCCACTGCGGCTACGACGTGGTGATCGTCGATCATCGCGGGCAGGGGCGTTCCGGGCGTTTACTGGCGGATACGCACCGCGGTCATGTGGTAAACTTCGCCGACTACGTGGACGATTTCGAACAGCTGTGGCTGCGCGAGGTCGAATCGCACGGTTATCGGCAGCGCTTCGCGCTGGCGCATTCGATGGGCGGCGCGATCCTGGCGCAGTTCCTGCAGCGCCGGCCGCAGGCGTTCGACGCGGCGGCGTTTTGCGCGCCGATGTTCGGCATCCGGTTGCCGATGCCGGGTTGGCTGGCCGATCGCATTCTCGACTGGGCGGAGACCCGCCCGGCGATCCGCGACTATTACGCGGTGGGCACCGGCCAGTGGCGTCCGTTGCCCTATGTGGTCAACGTGTTGACCCATAGCCGCGAGCGTTACCGGCGCAGCCTGCGTTATTATGCCGATTACCCCGAGCTGCAGGTGGGCGGGCCGACCTACCATTGGGTGCGGGAGAGCATCCGCGCCGGCCGGCAGATTATCGCGCGGGCCGGGAAGATCACCACGCCGCTGTTGCTTTTGCAGGCCGGTGAAGAACGGGTAGTCGACAACCGTTCGCACCAGGCTTTTTGTCAGGCTCTGTCAGACGCGGGGCGCCCTTGCGAAGGGAGGCTCCCGTGGGTTATCAACGGCGCACGCCATGAGATCCTGTTCGAGCGGGACGCGCTGCGCGCCGAAGCACTGAACGCAATTCTGCGCTTCTTTGCTCAACACTTAGGCGGTGCGCTGCCGCCGACAACTCCATCAGAGGTTAGAACATAA
- the rhtC gene encoding threonine export protein RhtC, whose product MLMLFLTVALVHLIALMSPGPDFFFVSQTAASRSRREAMMGVVGISLGIVVWAGVALMGLHLILQKMAWLHQIIMVGGGMYLCWMGWQLLRSARAQQVSPVAEAQVALPKAGRSFIRGFLTNLSNPKAVIYFGSVFSLFVGDSVGAGARWGLFLLIVAETFVWFSLVAVVFALPAKRRGYQRLAKWIDGVAGVLFTGFGLHLIFTR is encoded by the coding sequence ATGCTGATGCTGTTTCTCACCGTGGCGCTGGTGCATCTGATTGCGCTGATGAGCCCGGGGCCGGACTTCTTTTTCGTGTCGCAAACCGCCGCCAGCCGCTCGCGCCGCGAGGCGATGATGGGCGTGGTCGGCATTTCGCTCGGCATCGTGGTATGGGCCGGCGTGGCGTTGATGGGGCTGCATCTGATCCTGCAGAAGATGGCCTGGCTGCATCAGATCATCATGGTCGGCGGCGGGATGTACCTGTGCTGGATGGGGTGGCAACTGCTGCGTTCCGCGCGGGCGCAGCAAGTTTCGCCGGTGGCGGAGGCCCAGGTGGCCTTGCCGAAGGCCGGGCGCAGCTTTATTCGCGGCTTCCTGACCAATCTGTCCAACCCGAAAGCGGTGATCTATTTCGGCAGCGTGTTCTCGCTGTTCGTCGGCGACAGCGTTGGCGCCGGAGCGCGCTGGGGGCTGTTCTTGCTGATCGTCGCCGAGACCTTCGTCTGGTTCAGCCTGGTGGCGGTGGTGTTCGCGCTGCCGGCGAAGCGCCGCGGCTATCAGCGGTTGGCCAAGTGGATAGACGGGGTGGCGGGCGTGCTGTTTACCGGCTTCGGGTTACACCTGATCTTTACCCGCTGA
- the glpQ gene encoding glycerophosphodiester phosphodiesterase, with the protein MRTQVKALLTGIILATSMVSAAQAADKVVIAHRGASGYLPEHTLPAKAMAYAQGADYLEQDLVMTKDNELVVLHDHYLDRVTDVAERFPDRARKDGRYYAIDFTLAEIKSLKFTEGFEIENGKKVQGYPGRFPMGKSDFRVHTFQEEIEFVQGLNHSTGKNIGIYPEIKAPWFHKQEGKDISSKVLAVLKQYGYTGKNDNVYLQCFDANELKRIKNELEPKLGMDLKLVQLIAYNDWQETYEQKADGKWVEYDYDWMFKPGAMKKIAQYADGIGPDYHMLVVADQSKPGHIVLTDMVKEAHASKLAVHPFTIRADALPKYVTDVNQLYDVIYNQAGVDGVFTDFPDKGVQFLQKQGQHK; encoded by the coding sequence ATGCGGACTCAAGTCAAAGCCCTGCTGACAGGGATCATTCTCGCCACCTCGATGGTCAGCGCCGCGCAGGCGGCGGACAAAGTGGTCATCGCCCACCGCGGCGCCAGCGGCTACCTGCCGGAACACACCCTGCCGGCGAAGGCGATGGCCTACGCGCAGGGCGCCGATTATCTCGAACAAGATCTGGTGATGACCAAGGACAACGAGCTGGTGGTGCTGCACGACCATTACCTCGATCGCGTCACCGACGTCGCCGAACGCTTCCCGGACCGCGCGCGTAAAGACGGCCGTTATTACGCCATCGACTTTACGCTGGCGGAGATCAAATCGCTGAAGTTCACCGAAGGCTTTGAAATCGAAAACGGCAAGAAGGTGCAGGGTTACCCTGGCCGCTTCCCGATGGGCAAATCCGACTTCCGCGTGCACACCTTCCAGGAGGAGATCGAGTTCGTGCAGGGTCTGAACCATTCGACCGGCAAGAACATCGGCATCTACCCTGAAATCAAGGCGCCTTGGTTCCACAAACAGGAAGGCAAAGACATCTCCAGCAAAGTGCTGGCGGTGCTCAAGCAGTACGGCTACACCGGCAAGAACGACAACGTCTACCTGCAGTGCTTCGACGCCAACGAGCTCAAGCGCATCAAGAACGAGCTGGAGCCGAAGCTGGGCATGGATCTGAAGCTGGTGCAGCTGATCGCCTATAACGACTGGCAGGAAACCTACGAGCAGAAAGCCGACGGCAAGTGGGTGGAATACGACTACGACTGGATGTTCAAACCGGGCGCGATGAAGAAAATCGCTCAGTATGCCGACGGCATCGGGCCGGACTACCACATGCTGGTGGTGGCGGATCAATCCAAGCCGGGCCACATCGTGCTGACCGACATGGTGAAAGAAGCGCACGCCAGCAAGCTGGCGGTGCATCCGTTCACCATCCGCGCCGATGCGCTGCCGAAGTACGTGACCGACGTGAACCAACTGTATGACGTGATTTACAACCAGGCCGGCGTCGACGGCGTGTTCACCGACTTCCCGGACAAGGGCGTGCAGTTCCTGCAGAAGCAGGGCCAGCACAAGTAA